Below is a genomic region from Rosa chinensis cultivar Old Blush chromosome 5, RchiOBHm-V2, whole genome shotgun sequence.
GCAAATTGGTGGTCATTTATGGATCTCATATTCTGTCTCAATCTCAATATCTTTGTTTGTGCCCAAAATGTTGCTTTCACAATGGAGGCTTGAATGAGTTCAGACTTCGTTCCTTTAGGAATAACAGGGAGAACTTGACGAAAATCTCCCCCAAAAATCATTATCTTTCCACCAAACGGTAATTCGACATCCATTATGTCTCGAAATGTTCTATCAAGTGCTTCAAACACATGTCGATGTGTCATAGGTGCCTCATCCCAAATAATTGCAGTGGAATCTTGTATCAGTCGTGCTAGAGCAGACTGTTTACTTATGGAACACACGGATGATGCATCTACATTGAGTGGAATCTTGAATCTAGAGTGAGCTgtcctcccgccggacaataaATTTGCAGCAATTCCAGATGATGCTGTGGCTAAGACTATATGATTCATTCTTCTCAACTTTGCTAGCAATGCACGATATAAGTACGTCTTCCCAGTACCTCCAGGACCATCGATAAAAAATAATGCACTTTCTCCTCCCTCAACTGCGGCCATTATGGTGTTGAATGCAATCATTTGGTCGTTGTTAAGGTGGTCAATTGCATCAATATCTTCTTGCGggatatttatagaaatttcgtCTTCAATACATCTCGGTATTCCTAGACTATCTTCTGGCTCACTTGTCATTTCAGGCAGATCAAATTCTCCAGTGCCCTTATTAAATTGTTCTAGCATTCTATTTAGATCTCGAAGTAGCCTGTTTCTGACAGAAATATCGACAATATCACTTGAAGAAGAATAATCTTCAATCATGAAAGGATAAAATTCATCCCACAATCTTCGAACACCAGTTGGTTGACTATACACCAAAATTGTGACGAATAATCTTCTCAAAGCTGATGGCATTCTAATTGCAGAGGCCTCTAACAGACATTGTCGGATGCTATTGTCATCTTCCAGCAAACCTCGTTTCTCTGCCGCTTCCTTAAAAGTAGTTTGCAGAACTCCATTAATAGTAAGCAAATCACGAAATGATCTCGGTCCTCTTATATGATTGAGAAGGACACGTAGGTAAAATTTCTCACCTTCAGAGGGTGAAACACTGTATATTCTTCCAATTACCTTGTAGTTGTTCCTTCTTTTCACCCAAGCTTTTTGCTTACTATCCCACCTATAGTATTGAGGGAATTCTCGATACAGATATCGTCTTGCTTCCGGATCCATACGGTTCATGGTGAAATATTCAGTAAGCATAGACTTCTGTGCATGCTCATCTGCTAGAATGTCTTCTACAGTCTCATTTGCATCGAATCTGATTTGTTGCATGTTTGGAAGATGTATTTGTAATCTGTCGACTGTTGGATATATTCTGTTCATTACAAATTTAAATATCCTCCATAAAGCCTCTGGTGCACAAACCCACCTTGCATCGACAAATTGTCTTATTTCATCGAACTCTGGGTCAGATTGCACTTGAACTGCAACTCTATCAGGACCTTTGTAGACATACTTATATAAGTATTTGACACTCTTTATGCTCCCACATATTTCAACATTGATGTGACAATCATACCGTAGCAACAACCACGGGTTATAAGGAACAACCCAACTATTATCCACCATTGTGTCTCCAGATCTACGTAGAGGGACTGGTAAGCGACTTGCTCGTCTTCGATATATAGGATATGCATCGTTTCCTTGCACAGTGAAATTTACAAATGATTTTGGATAACTTTTATTGCATCTCCCATTCTTCATACATGAAGACTGTTGGTTTAAGGTTCCACATGGACCGTGAATCATATGTTTCAACACCAGATCATAAAGTTGTGGCTCTTCATCTTTATCTGGTATTTCTGCTCTAACAATGCGGTCATAATCTTCAGGGTTATTAAGCTTATCATTTTCATCCAACATGACCAGCATGTGTACATGTGGTAGGCCCCGTTTTTGAAATTCAACGACAAAAGCATGAGCAATAACTCTTCCCAATACCCCTTTGGTGATGATGTCTTCTTTTAGCTGCTCAAGTTTTGAACGAAATACCCTGACCTCTAAATCTGGACGATCTTGTGATGTTTGTCCAGGGAGTAGCTCACTTTTAATTTCTTCCCAATTCGGGTTACACGTCATAGTGATAAACAAATCTGGTCTGCCATACTTTTGAACCAAAGCCATCGCATCTTGGTACCGTTGGTACATATCACGTGGACTTCCAACAAATGATGATGGCAGAATTGTCCTATGACCGACGTTACCTAAGAAAATGTGAATCTATATTAAATATTTCTACAATTGTACAATTGAAAAACTCACATATCTGATATATAGGTGAAAGTGAAATATTAATTCTTACCTGCATTGTTTTCCCCTGCAATAAAAGAGTCTTGAAGTCCTTGATAAAATTCTTTCCTAATTGTATCTTGGTTACTGCGAAGCCATCTGAGTTTTTGGGATTCAATTTTCACGTAATTATCTACAACATACTGTTGTAAGAGCCGTCCGCCTCGAAGTAGAGGATTTTCATCACCTAGGCGCATCTGCacaatcaattttttatttatttagcaGGTGTTTaagtatgatttttttttcatttaatgcAATAGGAACtaaagtggaaaaaaaaatgtactaaCCTGTAACATATATGCATAATAGTCGCAACATGACATAGGTCTTCCATTCTCATCATGACTATTAATATCCCACCCATATGTTCCATAAGGTAATAACAAAGGATACTGCATGGGGTCGTAATATCCGACCGAGTCTTTAACATTCCAGAGTCTTCCACTAATTGTTTGGACAATTAAATCTCTTCCATTCGGATTGATGTCGCCCCCTCCTACTATAATAGCAACAACTTGTGATGCAGATGGTAAACAATACTGACGTTGATTAGAAGGCTGCTCTCTTATGATGAGCCTGCAATTGGGCAAGTCTTGGCGCTGTCCGAGGCTTCGAAATTGATGGACAAATGGATTATAGTGATTCAATATCTGTTGTATCTTTTCAACCAGTGCCCTGTCTAAAACTACACTTTCAGACAATCGATTGTCAAGTTCATGCTCGGTGTCATATATGTAAGCTTGTAGATATCGTGGTCTCGCCCCTTCACTTGGTAAAAGCCCACCAATCTTATGATATATAGAACCTTGTGCACGAAAAGTATAAATTCCACGACCTCGAAGATTAATGGATTCATCAACATGCACACCCATTGAAGTGAACGCAAACACATTATTATAGGCTCGGATATTTTGTCTGAATTTTCTACCCACATCTGTTTGGTCAGAAAAGAGCTGGATCATCTCTGGCGGAGAGGGTATTAGAGGCAGAACAATATTTCCTTTCGAACAACACAAATTGAAGGTCTCTCGATGAAATAACCGTGCATTGCAGTATGGACATGTTCTTAGTGCAGGCAATCGACAAAATGGGACACCCCATCCCTCATTAAAATCTCTAGCGCAGTTTGAATTTACTACTGCTCTCCTTGTACGCCGCACTGGGTCAACACTGCTGCTGCGCTGATCCTGTGGGTTATTCTCTAGCTCAGTGTTGTTGTTCTGATCCTCATGATTATTCACCATATGCTCGTTGTTATTGTGGTCCTCATCGTGATTATTCATTGTGACATTAGGCATCTCTATTTATAAGTGAAAATATACAATTTTAGCAAAAACACCTAATAAAAATTCACTTATGTGAATAGGTTGGATATAAATATTTGGTAAGCTTACCGTAAGGCACAGAATTCTGAATAACCACATTGCTCGGTCGAGACGTAGTCGAACGGGCTAATTGTCTTATGTGGGTCAAGCGCACCCTTGTAGCATCTTGGTCATGGTTTTGGGAATAGGATGAAACTCTTGAACTTATGCTCTCGTTGTCGGAGTGTACTATTAACATAATAATAAGCAATTGTCAATTATTTTAATTCCAACTATTAAGTTTAGAATTTTTGTTTCGTGTTATTAGTACACATATCCATACATCGTGTAACGGTAAACTCTAGCGATGTAACTTGCAAGTATtaagaggaaaaaaataaaaataaaaactcttaaCAGTGGCATAGTTAAGAAATACAAAAGTACCTGGAGCTAGCCTATTCCTATTACTTGGGCCCGCCTCTTGTCCATGGTCACTTACATTTTCCACGGCTAGTCGCTTTCCCCTAGCATGAGCTCGCCGCCGTGCCAAATAGGCTTCATGTTGTGTAGAACTCATCGATTGTCTCCATTCCTGATGGCTAGCACGCGCACGCTCTCTATGATCCATTTGTGTCGTGCCTGTTcctataaaaatataataaaatattaatatttttccAAAGCTGTTGCTCCGTTCATCTCTCTTTCTATACTTTTCAGTGGAAGATAACAAAAAGATCTTGAGCAAAAAGGGCTGATAGTAAATTATTAATTTCAGAAaagtttatctttttttttttttcgattttagtttgaaaatagaaaagttTCTAATTGCTAATTTCagaaaacacattcaatttcagTCTCCCTATAGAAAAGTTTGTAATTGCTAATTTCagaaaacacattcaatttcatTCTCCCTACTAAGTTTAACCCATTGTTGGGTCTGGTGGAGAAAACTGCTATATAGTTTGGTATACGTGTACTATCCATGTAAACTACTAtccttaattttattttttttctagccATCTCTATTTACAACTCATAGACAAAAGATATGATTCACTGATTTATAAAGAATTGCATTactgatgaaattaatcataacaTCACAGGTTGCAATGAAAATGTCTTTTTCAAACTCATGCTTACTTACGGCGAATGAAATGATAAATCATTCTGAACAACATATTTAGATATATGGTTACTTTTACCACGACCAAAGACAATCTACTGGTTTATTGTCATCAACACCTTACTTGCTTTTAAACAATTAAATGATCGAGTGGTAACGGTGTGTTACGGTAACACCGCATCAAAACATAGCTACAACTCCTCTAGTAATTTTATGGTAGTTTCAGTATTAGCCATTTAGGCCAGTACGTACTTGAAGCATCCACAGTCTGGGTTGCCCCTGATTCGTCTCTGTGAACCTGACTCGGTCTAGTATGTGAACCTGAGTTAGACATAGTGGTATGTGAACCCAACATGACCTGATTTAACTGTCGAGTTGCCCAGTCTTTTGGTGTTTACTGCATGAAAAGACGTACACTataatctttattaattaagccaattctcagGCACATGAATTAGAAGCAGATTCAACAAAATGTAAGAACTTCAAAGCAAGTAAACCTGTGAAAGAACTAAAATGTCAAAATGTATCAGGCATCATGCTAGGTGACCAAAGTATTAACATTTCTCAGCAAttctcagaagaagaagaagaaaaaagtctTCAAATCACAACCAAAAAATCCCACTCaaaaacagaggaaaaaaaaacaattgatgCACACACCAATTCAAACGTACTTGACTTGAAATTTTCACTGAAAAGTTTTGCCAGGTATGTCTTGAGGATACAAAGAGGTTACTTTCAGCATATTTGTTACTTTCTAATTGTCTTATAACTATATTTCCGAGCAATGTACGCGTTAAAGAGAAATAAAGGTCATCAATGAGTTTCACTTAGACAGCCTAAAGCAAGAGAAGTAAAAATGCAATTAGGGGGCAGATTAAAGGAAAACCTAAATTCCAAGCAGGTAATTTCCTTTGGGAAAAGATtgaaaaagattaaaaataaataaattatggaATGATACAAAACTTCAAACATCATTATAGCTAAAAATAATTCGCACATAGATCAGCATATTAATATTGGAGTGATTATAGAATTACCTTGTCATTAACTTTCGTTTTATGAGACACCATCAACTGGAGAGAAGCATAAGCAAGATCTCACACGTTGCATCAACCAAGTACAAAAAACTTGCTAATGCTGATCTGTGAGGTTCCTCTAAACTTTCAAAAAACATAACATCACATCTTGATAATGCGAACCCAAATAATGTGATTGTTTTCCTTGACCACTGAGATTATTTTCCTTAACCTGTATAGGaaacaaaattaatgaaaacaaattaaaggaTCAAACATatgaaaataaagaaacaaacagaACCGAAGACAAAAGAGATATCTCTAACAACATGGGAGATATCTCTAACAAAACAGATGGCACAATCACAAACaatccctattttttttttttaaagtcttTTGGCAATAgaaaataaggattcaaattaATGTATATAGTAAGTAGTAACTCAAGAAGCATAGATTGTAACTTGCATATCAAAATGAGTAAAAAAGAATTTGCAGACCTCATAGTCTCTCTGTAGACCTTATGTCTAAGTATCTGTAAACAaatacaaaggaaaaaaaatagaggcTTTTATGACCTTAAAGagagcaaacaaagaaaacctcaAAGCTGCACTAAATAAAAGTTATCAGAACCTCAATTCATATAACAGTAATAAGAACacccaaaataataaatctCAAAATGCTTAGATGGAGATAAGATCACAATCTAAATGGAAGAACTGAGGGAAGGAAAATAACAAACCTCAATCTAATAATCTGTAAAACATAAATCCAGGGAGAGAATTGTTACCAGACCATGAGGAGgtagaaacaaatcaaaatgaaaaaaggGCCAATCAAGAACTTTAGTGAGATCTATCTCTAACCAAGAGGAAAAATCAGCAACATCAATATGACATGAATGTGTAAACGTAAAAATATGAATGGGAAAGCCAAAGGAACATCAGAATCACTACCAAAACAGTAAACAAATTGAAAGGAAGACCAACATCGACATCTACGAATAATATATTCAAACACAATTATTAGTTGCAGTCCTAATTCATATCTAACacaaaaaatgaagaacctAACCAATTTTGCTGGAAGCTCTTAGCAGATACACCATGGAATCCCAACTTTAGATAGCCACTGCCCTTTCCTTGTTTTCTTCCTGGATAGGATTTTAGACGACTACCCTGTTCAGgaacaaataaaaagaagacCCAGAAAAAAATGCTAAAATCATCGCACACAGTCATAGTATCATCAATTACTAACCCCAATCAAagtaaacaaagaagaagaataaaaattctTTCTGCAAAAAACAATCTAATGAACAAAAAGATTATGCATACATTATCCCCTCGACATGAAAAAAgagaattaaattaaaaataaaaagaactatGCAATTGGGAAACCAAATGAGTTCAATCGAGAAGAACAGAGGGATTAGATTACCTGGAACCATAACTTCTTTGATATCTGCAAGATTCAAAGAAAACCACATTAAAAAATCAGTTAGGAAattccaaaaggaaaaaaaaagcgAAACATAAACAGAATGATCATTCGACTGGAAGTCTCTAATGAAAACCAAACTTCAAAATTTACCCAATGCCAACCTCAAGTGAATCTACAAACTTTCAAAAAACATAACAtcacaaataaggacaattcgGCAGGACCAAACCTATCCTCCTGGGTGGGTTTGATCCTTGATGGCAGAACATACTTTGATATTATAAATCAAACCCGTgattggattatagaaaacccGAGAAGATAACAAATTGAATCTGAAAAACGTAATTTGAAAATTACCCAATGGGAATTATCAAGTCTGCAATAGTGGATTCGTCTTCTACTTgagcaaaacaaaacccaaaatctGAAATGACCCAATGGCAATTAGCAAGTCTGCAAACCGTCACCcgatttgtttctttctctttctcctcctcctGGGTTTGATTGTGCTctgctcttctttctttctgtgtATCTTATTTTCGTATGAACTGTAAGTTGGAAGAGGGATGAGTCCTGATGCATCCATTTGTACACCGATTTTCTCCCACGTCGTCTTGTGCATCGATCTGTGTTGAGATCGTGGCCCGGCAGTTCTTCTCTAGTCTGGAGATCGTGCGCGACTGCgtctttgttctctctctctctcccccctctctTTTGCCGCAGAATTTgttgggaattttttttttcccttctcttcTCTGCCGCAGCAGAATCCTTACCCCTTTATTTTATTGTCAAGATTACCATCATATCCTTCATACAGTATTTATAGATTTATGGAGCTTTAATAAAGTATAGGCATTTCaggtacttcaaaaatttaaccattctctacagaattggcttaattaataaagactagccccttaacatgtgctccgcacatgtcaattggcttttatttttatttttttaaattaaaaaaagttacaGTAGTTTCTCTCCTGATTTTGAGaaagtttcttcttttttcatgaGAGGTATTGCAATATTTTGAGATATGATCGATATAGTgatatagtcaattgactatcttatcctcatatagaaataattagtttattaatatctatattatgtgagggcatatatgatagttcaaaattttaactattccctcaagaattggcttaattatataagataaataacttaattaataaagatatCAATTAGGGTGCggtattgccaccctaccattttctttgttcaccctacaaatatttgaattattgaaatactatattacccaaatgcaaaatgactaataagtacactaattttctaaaatttaaatctttaaggaaaactaaatacataactaattaaatacaaaactacttaatttctcttctgataacattaatcttcatattctccatccaaatttcaatttgttacaattttcttttttatctttttgttgcgtcctcatcgttaattcgatattcaattcacaaaactattagtgttaatgtagatacctctactagcaagctactttgctacatcaccaagtataagtaacaccctctttgggacacccacaagccatggtgagacccaaccgagacatgcatcccgtagccctatgttcaagctacagCCACGGTATCTGGAAGTGGCAAATAcatcgccgggaagccacctttccggccttgcaaagttgccttcacaaacatACTTTCTAGACTAAAATAGTaatttctacatcccacatctaagaaaatgtaaagggagatgacttccttcacctataaaaggaactctcctcccacattCCAcaacatcccattacacactttgtaatcccctttgggccgcaaggcccaaacacacatagtacaatattcaagtggacgtagtctcccgctaaggctggagacgaaccactatacttcttgtgttactctctctctctctctctctttctctaaagctaactagagaccctctcggatctctaacgttaacattggcgctagaagcaCTCGGTCTTCCTTGCCTTGTATTCTCAATCAAGCCTTACATCCGCCGCTATCCATCCTTTGCGGTAacaacaaaaattcaaacataaatttgtTCCCAGTGCTTGCAAAGTTGTAGGGTTTCAAGTCAAAAAGTCAACGCAACACCCACTCAAAACTTGAGCTCAGTCAACACCAATCAAGGTTGGTCAACGCTGcaccactaaaaaaaaaaataataataatttagcAACCTGGGTGTCTAACCTTCCGCGGTTCGCCGAAGTCAAGCGACACACTGGCCTTTCACGACAACATCATGCTAAGAGCTGCAATCCCAGCGGAATGAGGATCCTAGAGGAGCTTCAATCCCGGCGGAGTATGAGGA
It encodes:
- the LOC112202971 gene encoding uncharacterized protein LOC112202971 — encoded protein: MLGSHTTMSNSGSHTRPSQVHRDESGATQTVDASRTGTTQMDHRERARASHQEWRQSMSSTQHEAYLARRRAHARGKRLAVENVSDHGQEAGPSNRNRLAPVHSDNESISSRVSSYSQNHDQDATRVRLTHIRQLARSTTSRPSNVVIQNSVPYEMPNVTMNNHDEDHNNNEHMVNNHEDQNNNTELENNPQDQRSSSVDPVRRTRRAVVNSNCARDFNEGWGVPFCRLPALRTCPYCNARLFHRETFNLCCSKGNIVLPLIPSPPEMIQLFSDQTDVGRKFRQNIRAYNNVFAFTSMGVHVDESINLRGRGIYTFRAQGSIYHKIGGLLPSEGARPRYLQAYIYDTEHELDNRLSESVVLDRALVEKIQQILNHYNPFVHQFRSLGQRQDLPNCRLIIREQPSNQRQYCLPSASQVVAIIVGGGDINPNGRDLIVQTISGRLWNVKDSVGYYDPMQYPLLLPYGTYGWDINSHDENGRPMSCCDYYAYMLQMRLGDENPLLRGGRLLQQYVVDNYVKIESQKLRWLRSNQDTIRKEFYQGLQDSFIAGENNAGNVGHRTILPSSFVGSPRDMYQRYQDAMALVQKYGRPDLFITMTCNPNWEEIKSELLPGQTSQDRPDLEVRVFRSKLEQLKEDIITKGVLGRVIAHAFVVEFQKRGLPHVHMLVMLDENDKLNNPEDYDRIVRAEIPDKDEEPQLYDLVLKHMIHGPCGTLNQQSSCMKNGRCNKSYPKSFVNFTVQGNDAYPIYRRRASRLPVPLRRSGDTMVDNSWVVPYNPWLLLRYDCHINVEICGSIKSVKYLYKYVYKGPDRVAVQVQSDPEFDEIRQFVDARWVCAPEALWRIFKFVMNRIYPTVDRLQIHLPNMQQIRFDANETVEDILADEHAQKSMLTEYFTMNRMDPEARRYLYREFPQYYRWDSKQKAWVKRRNNYKVIGRIYSVSPSEGEKFYLRVLLNHIRGPRSFRDLLTINGVLQTTFKEAAEKRGLLEDDNSIRQCLLEASAIRMPSALRRLFVTILVYSQPTGVRRLWDEFYPFMIEDYSSSSDIVDISVRNRLLRDLNRMLEQFNKGTGEFDLPEMTSEPEDSLGIPRCIEDEISINIPQEDIDAIDHLNNDQMIAFNTIMAAVEGGESALFFIDGPGGTGKTYLYRALLAKLRRMNHIVLATASSGIAANLLSGGRTAHSRFKIPLNVDASSVCSISKQSALARLIQDSTAIIWDEAPMTHRHVFEALDRTFRDIMDVELPFGGKIMIFGGDFRQVLPVIPKGTKSELIQASIVKATFWAQTKILRLRQNMRSINDHQFAEFLLRVGDGSEQVIDDEMMRLPERMVVPWESDQSINQIIDEVFPNLGDHVNDARYMVDRALITPINDDVDVLNEKIINMFPGEEITLYSFDSVEDDMRNLYQPEFLNSITAGGLPPHKLTLKVGAPIMLLRNIDPKLGLCNGTRLLCRGSYQNLIDAEILTGQFAGTRVFLPRIPLKSAENAGLPFQLTRKQFPVKLSFSLTINKSQGQTIPHVGVYLPDHVFSHGQLYVALSRGVSESTTKVLVKKGSIVGEDGVFTKNVVFKEVLLHSNTNDRSSS